One window from the genome of Sardina pilchardus chromosome 12, fSarPil1.1, whole genome shotgun sequence encodes:
- the stmn4 gene encoding stathmin-4, with amino-acid sequence MTLAAYREKVRELPLVSLLCSCLNSRVNDKPQYKAEDAVDLNWCVIKEVEVIELNKRASGQAFEVILKPPSFDGVPEFNSAMPQRKDPSLEEIQKKLEAAEERRKCQEAELLKHLAEKREHEREVIQKAFEENNNFIKMAKEKLEQKMETNKENREALLAAMLERLQEKDKHAEEVRKNKEMKEEACR; translated from the exons ATGACGTTGGCAG CGTACAGAGAAAAGGTGAGGGAACTCCCTCTGGTGTCACTGCTGTGCTCCTGTCTGAATTCAAGAGTGAACGACAAGCCCCAGTACAAGGCTGAGG ATGCGGTGGACCTGAACTGGTGCGTGATCAAAGAAGTGGAAGTGATCGAGCTGAACAAGCGTGCCTCTGGCCAGGCCTTCGAGGTCATCCTGAAACCGCCCTCGTTTGACGGCGTGCCCGAGTTCAACTCCGCCATGCCCCAACGCAAGGACCCCTCCCTGGAGGAGATACAGAAGAAACTGGAGgcagctgaggagaggaggaag TGTCAAGAGGCAGAGCTGCTCAAGCACCTAGCAGAGAAGCGTGAGCACGAGCGCGAGGTCATCCAGAAGGCGTTCGAGGAGAACAACAACTTTATCAAGATGGCCAAGGAGAAGCTCGAGCAGAAGATGGAGACCAACAAGGAGAACCGTGAGGCCCTGTTGGCGGCCATGTTGGAGAGGCTGCAGGAGAAG GACAAGCATGCAGAGGAGGTGCGGAAGAACaaggagatgaaggaggaggCATGCCGGTAG